The Canis lupus familiaris isolate Mischka breed German Shepherd chromosome 27, alternate assembly UU_Cfam_GSD_1.0, whole genome shotgun sequence genome window below encodes:
- the LOC119877641 gene encoding NF-kappa-B inhibitor-interacting Ras-like protein 2: MGKSCKVVVCGQASVGKTSILEQLLYGNHVVGSEMIETQEDIYVGSIETDRGVREQVRFYDTRGLRDGAELPRHCFSCTDGYVLVYSTDSRESFQRVELLKKEIDKSKDKKEVTIVVLGNKCDLQEQRRVDPDVAQHWAKSEKVKLWEVSVADRRSLLEPFVYLASKMTQPQSKSAFPLSRKNKGSGSLDG, translated from the coding sequence ATGGGGAAGAGCTGCAAGGTGGTCGTGTGTGGCCAAGCATCTGTGGGTAAAACTTCCATCCTGGAGCAGCTTCTGTATGGGAACCATGTAGTAGGTTCTGAGATGATTGAGACCCAGGAAGACATCTACGTGGGCTCCATTGAGACCGACCGGGGGGTGCGGGAGCAAGTGCGTTTCTATGACACCCGGGGGCTCCGAGATGGGGCTGAGCTGCCTCGGCACTGCTTCTCCTGCACTGACGGCTATGTCCTGGTCTACAGTACGGACAGCCGAGAGTCCTTTCAGCGTGTGGAGCTGCTCAAGAAGGAGATCGACAAGTCCAAGGACAAGAAGGAGGTCACCATCGTGGTCCTTGGCAACAAGTGTGACCTACAGGAGCAGCGGCGTGTAGACCCAGACGTGGCTCAGCACTGGGCCAAGTCCGAGAAGGTGAAGCTGTGGGAGGTGTCTGTGGCCGACCGCCGCTCTCTGCTGGAGCCCTTCGTCTACCTGGCCAGCAAGATGACCCAACCTCAGAGcaagtctgctttccctctcagCCGCAAGAACAAGGGCAGCGGCTCCTTGGATGGCTGA